The Capsicum annuum cultivar UCD-10X-F1 chromosome 1, UCD10Xv1.1, whole genome shotgun sequence sequence TAGGTAAAGTTAATTACTTTCTGTTTTTCTCTCAGAACAATGAAGTTTTCTTGAAAATGACATCTTATGTCCTTTTTTTCTTTAACAGGTCTACAAAAGTACTACAACAGAAAACCAAGAAAATGTATGTAGAAGAAAGTGGTTGCTTTGATGCTGACACTCATCATGTGCAGAATGATGGAGTACTAGCAGAAGATGTTTTTGCCATACAAGAACAACACACATATCATCACAATCCCTCCCAACAAGATGTGGCTGCCGCCGCCGCCTTGGAGATAGAATTTCAGCAGCAATTAAATCTTGAAATGGAAGAGTGTTACAATAATACTCATAACAACAACATGCAAGATCAATTGATACATGATcagcaaaataataataataataataatagcaatcaAGGGTTGtcttgtgatcaatcaaactggGGAGAAATGAATTTTCCTCCATACCAAAATCAAGAAGAcagtaataatatcaataatcacAACAACTTTCAGCAGCAAAATTTCCCAATTCCAATGTCTGATGCCCCATATCTAACAACCCCTGATCTTCTCAACATGTTTCCTTTACCAAGATGCTCACAATCCTCTTTGCTTCCTCAAAAATCTCCAAATCTGTTAACTTCACTAGAACTTATAGGTGACATTGATGGTGGTGCATCTACTTCAAATGCAGTGTATGATCCTTCTTTAGTACTCCCATTGAATCTACCCCCACAACCCCCTTTACTGAGAGAATTGTTCCACTCTTTTCCACATGGCTATGGCTTAAGAAACTTGAGAAGCAACAACAATACTTCTTTCTTTAATGGGATGGAGGAGAGAGATCAAGTGAATGGTGCTTTATACCAAGATAATGGAGAAGGAAGGCCTTTTGACAatgggatttttgagttttctgcTGGTATGAATGATATTGCCAAAAATAGAGATGGTATAAAAGAGACTAAACATTTTGCTACTGAGAGGCAAAGGAGGGTGCATTTGAATGACAAGTACAAAGCTTTGAGGAGTATGGTTCCAAATCCTAGCAAGGTAAAAGTTTCTAGCTTTACAAGTATATTCTTGGCTGCttatgaccaaatcatcttacTTTTCTTGTTTTCTATTGTCAATTTTCTGTCGATAAAAGACCGATAGAGCATCAATAGTGAAGGATGCAATAGATTACATCAATGAGCTGAAAAGGGGAGTGAATGAGTTGAAACTTATGGTGGAGAAGAAAAGATGCAGCAAAGATAGGATTAAGAGGCAAAAGAAAGAAGATGGTACTTCCTTGGAGGGCCTTGATGCAAAGCAAATGGATGAAGTGGAGCAATCTTACAATGGGAATTCATTAAGGAGCTCATGGCTTCAAAGGAGGTCTAAGAATACTGAAGTTGATGTTCGGATCGTAGACGATGAAGTCACTGTCAAACTTGTTCAGCAGAAGAGAATCAATTGTCTTCTGTTTGCATCTAAGGTTCTTGATGAACTTCAACTGGATCTTCACCATGTTGCTGGTGGACTTATTGGTGATTATTACAGCTTCTTGTTCAACTCCAAGGTTGGTTTGATTCGATTCAATTTAGAATTTCTGATATTGTATTCACTGTTTTGTCTAACACTCAAAATATGCAGATTTCTGAAGGATCAACTGTGTATGCAAGTGCAATAGCCAAGAAGCTCATTGAGGTTGTGGACATACAGTATGCAGCAATTGCACCAGCTAACAGCTATTAATAAAGTTCAGAACTTTTATTTATGGTAATCTTTCTAAATCCCTGTCTAATCTGAAGTTGATAATTCTTTTTTGGTTAACTAGAAACATCACCAACAGTGGCAGATTTTGTTAACAAAATACAATGAACATGTATAAGGGGATTAGACCACCAATAGTAgctgattttttaatattttggcaTACTCATTTGATCGAGCGTATTAGAAATAGCCTTTCTATCTTGCACAACTCTCGGTGGACCTCACTAGTAGGATTACACGAGATATGTCATTGTTGTTGATCCCTATATGACCTATCTAGCACATCATTGGAATAATCTTCTTATAAGAAAGATTGACAAAACTGTTTCATTAAGCCACTTTCCTCCTCCATATTAGTAAACATAAAGTTGCAAATACTATATTGGTATAGATGAACTACATTATTTGAgcatcatcaaaactcaaaaggGAAATTATGGATATCTCTTTGTCTTCTTTCAGTTTCAAGAATTTACATTAGTGGGGGGGCATGGAATAATAAAGAATATGTTGAAAGAATTCAAATTATGAGTCAATAGAAGGATTTATGAGCTTTGAATTTCTAAATTTGGGCATGTTAGCTGAAGTACATACAGACAAGCAGTTAGAAGTATATGCACTCtctgattttttgtttttaaatatgaatttttctactttttgtccACTTTTATAATTTACGTAAAGGACCCATTTCTCTCAATTGATGGACCACTTGTTGTTGTACAAAAGAAATGGTATTATTGCCTTTGCTTTATCTCTTGCTAGCTGCCTCCTCTCAATTTATTGAATCTTTCGCATTTCGAGAGTCAAataatcttttttgttttttaagtTATTCATTATATTgtgactttaatattttttttttatgtagttttcaaatatataagttgtATTTTGAAAAACTTGAAGTACTAActattttctttcattcatttcttGATCTTCTTTTGTTTCATGTTCTATTATCACCTTtgattttttgactttatttggCCTAATATATCCTTGATATGTCCATTGCAGATTAATTTCTAGAAGGTTTAAGCAGATTTATGAGCCAGAGTGGATGATAGTGTTTAATTTAGTGATTTATAAGAGCAATAACTTTGTGGAAATCCATGGAATGAAGTCAAGATTGGCTAATTTTACTCAAGTTTGACATTATCGTTAATTTCTAATAAGGGATATACTATATGCTTCGGCAACATATTATTTAATCTATGTACGTAGTTAGTGATTTTAATGTAAACTGCAACACAAAAATACAGACTCCTACACATACAATATCATATTGCTAATGGAATTATATATGTTGTCTTTTCCATATTTTTTCGTTGGTAACTCGACGTTACAACCTTAAAATTGGAAATAAGGAATGTTTAATATCCGAACAATTCCTTACGTAAAAATTCATCGACAGACTCTTAAATTGATCAATAACTTTGATTTAGACACTCAAATTACAGATTATtcaaattcaacatctaaatacaTGATAAAGTATTTTCATTTGACACTTTCAGTTCAAATTTGGAATTTTTATTTGCGCGTGTTTTCAAATGTCTATTACTTAAATAAGTTAACCATCAGAATACGTTACAGCTTTTAATCATGAGAATTAGTCTCAGTAAGTCGTAAAACTTCAGACATGTTCCAATTGAGGACGACGGATATAATTAAAGAAGATTACATGTTTGTTTTTAAGTGATTAACTTACCtacataattaataataatgGATACTTAAGACATGCGCCAAAAGTCTGTCCAAAATATGAATACCTTATCATCATCATATGTTCAAGTGCTCACTCAATTGAATCAACAATAGTTAGAATGTGTTGTGGatgcatgtattaattaataATCGAAAACAAAAATAGTGAGTCAAAGTGTTGGTGAAGACCTTTACCAGTTTGAGGGAGACAATGGGGTACAAAGAAGAGATGCTTGCAGGTTGTAGCTTCCCTATCAACATCTctgtatctatctatctatccactTTACTTCCTCCTCTTTTGGAAAACTCCATGCTGCACTTGCTGTTTACTGGGACCTTGTCTGCATCTTAACTTCTTGATACTTTGCATGTCATAATTAGGGTTTTCCATTTGGCACTACAATACAAAGCTTCAACCATGTTTGAATTGGTCCAAGCTCAACATATTATCACTTTTAagtttgacaaatattttttatacatgttttaacCTTAGGATTAATTAcatattcttcaaattatttttcaagatttgGTAATTAAGATAGGACATAAAATAGTCATGTCAATCATAGTTTTTTTCTAATAAACGTGTCAAGTACGAATGTGACTAGTAAAAGTGAATGGAGGaagttcaaaaaaaattgaataaaaataaaagagatggaaGAGAGAGCGaattagatatttatataaactaagaattttaaattttatgcatTGATGGTATAAAAATCACGTATCAGTACGATTGTGtcttttgaaaaatgattgtAGTTAATTCTATTTGATACATAAATTAGtaatatagaataaaaaataagtaatctaTATATCATAACAGGTTAAATTATATTGgtagatttaaaaatatattacattATCGAGATATGAAACTTAAAACCCACCCTTGTAACTATGATACAATTTACATATCATAAAAACTTACAATTTAGTAATGCATGTCGATTGGAATATCAATATATATGATAAGTGTGAGTTCAATTTTTACTCTCATCTTTGTCCTTCCTAGCTTTATACTTCATCTTCCAATAcaataagatttaaaaaaataaaataaattaaaatgtacaTATTTGGAATTACTTGCGAGCAGTGGCGGATCTACATACAATTCAGGGATTTATCCGAAGCCctttcgtcgaaaaattatactatttttacatggttaaaaatatttttatgtatatatagtagatgttgaacccccttcgactaatccgtatatttacttctgaacctcctcagtgaaaattctgactccgccaCTGCTTGCGACAAGTTACTCGCAGTGTCATAATGTACACATACTATAACTACTACTCTTTGCACCAATGAAAATTAAAACGTCGAATCACAGAGAATACTGAATACtttctctattttaaaataattaatctttATTGACTTGATATTTTTCTTAGAATAAAATTATTAGGAGGTTATTTTATCAGACTAGCCTTGTTAATTATATGTAAATTTGagtatatatactttatttagttatttaataagagagatagtattggaagaacataataatatTATCTTAATTTCATAACAGagacaactaaattaaaataaatatttttaaaataagggtCAAGTgtattttgaaacggagggaataataaaaaaaggttaCTAAAACTTTTGTTATGCACAAAGTTTTAAAGAATGACCGAACACAAATATCTATCGCACATAATTTTATCCcttatttctatttaaaaaaaatgtttttatgGCTTGAACCCGAAAACAATTAGATTAGATTACATGAAAATATCTCTTTTTTCATGctccataaaagaaaaaaagaaaagagagaagatagagaattttttaatgtaattatgaATGTTGGGAGGACCATTTAAGGGGAAAATACCAACTATACAGAATGCCAAAAGATGAAGAAATATGTACTGAACTGTTACTGAACAGAGAAAATaatttgtgattctttttttttttttttctctttagaaTTTTTCTCTGATGGTAA is a genomic window containing:
- the LOC107852252 gene encoding transcription factor bHLH91, whose product is MYVEESGCFDADTHHVQNDGVLAEDVFAIQEQHTYHHNPSQQDVAAAAALEIEFQQQLNLEMEECYNNTHNNNMQDQLIHDQQNNNNNNNSNQGLSCDQSNWGEMNFPPYQNQEDSNNINNHNNFQQQNFPIPMSDAPYLTTPDLLNMFPLPRCSQSSLLPQKSPNLLTSLELIGDIDGGASTSNAVYDPSLVLPLNLPPQPPLLRELFHSFPHGYGLRNLRSNNNTSFFNGMEERDQVNGALYQDNGEGRPFDNGIFEFSAGMNDIAKNRDGIKETKHFATERQRRVHLNDKYKALRSMVPNPSKTDRASIVKDAIDYINELKRGVNELKLMVEKKRCSKDRIKRQKKEDGTSLEGLDAKQMDEVEQSYNGNSLRSSWLQRRSKNTEVDVRIVDDEVTVKLVQQKRINCLLFASKVLDELQLDLHHVAGGLIGDYYSFLFNSKISEGSTVYASAIAKKLIEVVDIQYAAIAPANSY